Below is a window of Undibacterium sp. YM2 DNA.
AATTGTTCGCAAAAGTTCAGGTGGCACTTGAGAATAATACTTACTCCCTTTCCTGGAAAATTCCGCATAATCGACATCGGGCAAAAGCCTGGTATCAATGCCGAGCCGATTCTGAAACAACTGCCGTTGCATCCATGTTGCCTCCTGTTCACGAGTGAGGCCAGGTGGCGGCAGATCAAGTCTGGTATTGCGCCCTGGAGACACATCTGCAACCGTGTCCCGGTATCCGGTAGGAGAGACCTCACCCTGAGGCTGTTCACTGACACGCATCACAGGGGGTGTTGCCTGTTCATAGTCCCTGCCCCAGGAACTTGTTCCTGGCACCTCGCTACGCTGCCAGCTATTGAGGGCCAATCCTGGTTGGCTACTGGCGCGTAGCAACAAAGGATCATCAATCTCATCCACACTACCTGCCAATGCGAAATTATCCTGCTGTGGCCAGAAGTCAGCTTCCCTCCAGCCAGACAGACCGCCAGAGTGAGTCAGTGTCATATCGGTTTGTGGACCGGTAATACTACCTGACAGGACTTCCATATTGCCCTGCGCATCGTCCTGCTCATCATCTAAAACCGGGAAAAAATACGGCAAGCCATCCCTGCCTGTGTAAGTGCTTCTTATCATCTCACCCTCCTCTTATCTAAAAACGCAACAATGCTAGTGAACTGTAACAGTGAAAATCGGAGTGCCTGCCATGTGCGCGACGATCATGGCTGCGTTGCAAATACTCGCGATAGCCCCGCTATCGCTGTGCTCATTTGTTCCACCCTTGTCTTGCCCTGATGCGCCGGACACATGTCCTTCACTCTCGATTTCACTGTTACAGTCCACTAGTGCCTGATTTTTGTAAGTGTTCAACTGATTCTTCAAGACTGCCTGCAAATCAATATTCTTCTTCATCAAAATAAGTCTCTTCATGCTTCCATAAGGGACGCTCGTCCCAGTCGGTCAGATAATGTCGTTCGGGGCCAAAGAAAACGCTGACATGCATCACCTCATCAAGCTCCACTTGTTTATCCAGGACAAAATCGGCATAGCTACCGGCACCTTGAAACATCTGTACGGGGCTAGCTCCTTCTGCAAGGCGGGCATTCCAGGCCTGGTAAGCGGCAATTCTGGTGCAGGCAGATGTTTTAGGATAATCTTCCCATGCGTATTCAAAATATTCTTCGCACTGCTGCGGCGTAGCCGCGGTTTTTGATTTTGGTTTTATTTTTTTTATTGGTAGATTGTTTATTGGTTTATCGTTCCTGGTTACTGGTTCATGGTTATTGGTTGCGATCTGTGCAGTTTGCAATTCCGTCTCTGATCTTGTTTCTGATTTCAGAGGCGCAAGGTTTGCATGGGTAGCCCTGCCTTTGCTGCTTTGCTCAAATTCTTCATCTGCCTCTGCAGCCAAGCCTGCCCTGGCACCGCCCCAGCGCGCCTTGTTGGCAGATTTGGCACGGTCGGCTTTGGCCCGGTATAAGGCCAGCTCTTCTTCACAGCG
It encodes the following:
- a CDS encoding YdaU family protein, giving the protein MNFYPFHLGDYASHTRHLSLLEDLAYRRMLDLYYTTEAALPVEPEKVARLIGMREYVHEVADVLSDFFVISDAGHTNSRCEEELALYRAKADRAKSANKARWGGARAGLAAEADEEFEQSSKGRATHANLAPLKSETRSETELQTAQIATNNHEPVTRNDKPINNLPIKKIKPKSKTAATPQQCEEYFEYAWEDYPKTSACTRIAAYQAWNARLAEGASPVQMFQGAGSYADFVLDKQVELDEVMHVSVFFGPERHYLTDWDERPLWKHEETYFDEEEY